From one bacterium Scap17 genomic stretch:
- the ubiB gene encoding ubiquinone biosynthesis regulatory protein kinase UbiB, with the protein MRLYRLLSILWVIARYRLDDLVPPGRVPALLRPLLKLSPLRLFPIGRRTRGERLRLALEALGPIFIKFGQMLSTRRDLLPPDIADELKRLQDQVPPFENQVARELVEQELEMSVEEAFAEFEAQPLASASIAQVHAARLHDGSDVVVKVIRPRIEEVMRKDIGLLYMFARLLMKASPEARRLRPVEVVADYEATLFDELDMHKEAANTSQLKRNFLDSPLLYVPAIHWPLTGRRVMVQERIRGIPVADIEELTAQGTDLKKLAERGVEIFFTQVFRDNFFHADMHPGNIFVSRENPHDPQFIAIDCGIVGSLTREDQDYLARNLLAFFRQDYYEVAALHIESGWVGEGTRANEFAAAIRAVCEPILEKPLKDISFGQVLLGLFQTARRFNMEVQPQLVLLQKTLLNIEGLGRQLYPDLDLWATARPYLERWMKERAGPKAFWAEMVKQAPELSHQLPQLPAMAFQAMQRIEDEHRARQRQTEALATLRDRVNHASSTGWRLRAGGLLLAIAFGWQPLMAWAETQPVTVLVGAGLGIVLLLWR; encoded by the coding sequence GTGAGACTCTATCGCCTGCTGAGCATCCTGTGGGTCATCGCCCGCTACCGCCTCGACGACCTGGTGCCGCCGGGGCGCGTGCCGGCCCTGCTGCGCCCGCTGCTCAAGCTGTCGCCGCTGCGTCTGTTCCCCATCGGCAGACGCACGCGCGGCGAGCGTCTGCGTCTCGCGCTCGAGGCCCTCGGCCCGATCTTCATCAAGTTCGGTCAGATGCTCTCGACCCGCCGCGACCTGCTGCCGCCGGACATCGCCGACGAACTCAAGCGCCTGCAGGATCAGGTGCCACCGTTCGAGAACCAGGTCGCGCGGGAGCTGGTCGAGCAGGAACTCGAGATGTCGGTCGAGGAAGCCTTCGCCGAATTCGAGGCCCAACCCCTGGCCTCCGCCTCCATCGCCCAGGTACATGCCGCACGCCTGCACGATGGCTCGGACGTGGTGGTCAAGGTCATACGGCCGCGCATCGAGGAAGTGATGCGCAAGGATATCGGCCTGCTCTACATGTTCGCGCGCCTGTTGATGAAGGCCTCACCGGAGGCCCGCCGCCTGCGCCCGGTCGAAGTCGTCGCCGACTACGAAGCGACGCTGTTCGACGAGCTCGACATGCACAAGGAGGCCGCCAACACCTCCCAGCTCAAGCGCAACTTCCTCGACTCGCCGCTGCTCTACGTCCCGGCCATCCACTGGCCACTGACGGGCCGCCGCGTGATGGTGCAGGAACGCATCCGCGGCATCCCGGTGGCCGATATCGAGGAGCTGACCGCGCAGGGCACCGATCTCAAGAAGCTGGCCGAGCGCGGCGTGGAAATCTTCTTCACCCAGGTATTCCGCGACAACTTCTTCCACGCCGACATGCACCCCGGCAACATCTTCGTCTCGCGCGAGAACCCGCACGACCCGCAGTTCATCGCCATCGACTGCGGCATCGTCGGCAGCCTCACCCGCGAGGACCAGGACTATCTGGCCCGCAACCTGTTGGCCTTCTTCCGCCAGGATTACTACGAGGTCGCGGCGCTGCACATCGAGTCCGGCTGGGTCGGCGAAGGCACGCGCGCCAACGAATTCGCCGCCGCCATCCGCGCCGTCTGCGAGCCGATTCTCGAGAAGCCGCTCAAGGACATCAGCTTCGGCCAGGTTCTGCTGGGGCTGTTCCAGACCGCGCGCCGCTTCAACATGGAAGTCCAGCCACAGCTGGTGTTGCTGCAGAAGACACTGCTCAACATCGAGGGCCTCGGCCGCCAGCTGTATCCGGACCTCGACCTGTGGGCCACCGCCCGCCCCTATCTGGAGCGCTGGATGAAGGAGCGCGCCGGCCCCAAGGCGTTCTGGGCCGAGATGGTCAAGCAGGCACCGGAGCTGTCACATCAGCTGCCCCAGCTGCCGGCGATGGCTTTCCAGGCCATGCAGCGCATCGAGGACGAGCATCGCGCCCGCCAGCGCCAGACCGAAGCACTGGCGACCCTGCGGGACCGCGTCAACCACGCCTCCAGCACCGGCTGGCGCCTGCGTGCCGGCGGACTGCTGCTCGCCATCGCCTTCGGCTGGCAGCCCCTGATGGCCTGGGCGGAGACCCAGCCCGTGACGGTACTGGTGGGCGCAGGCCTGGGAATCGTGTTATTGCTGTGGCGCTAG
- a CDS encoding phosphoribosyl-ATP diphosphatase — MSDILNRLSVVLAERRDADPTSSYVASLHHKGLNKVLEKIGEEATETVLAAKDFAHDDVDSQRAVIGETADLWFHSLVMLSHLGLDHQEVLDELARRFGVSGHDEKAARGQ; from the coding sequence ATGAGTGATATTCTCAACCGTCTGTCAGTGGTACTGGCAGAACGGCGCGACGCTGACCCGACCTCCTCCTATGTCGCGAGCCTGCACCACAAGGGCCTCAACAAGGTACTGGAGAAGATTGGCGAAGAGGCGACCGAAACCGTACTGGCCGCCAAGGATTTCGCTCACGACGACGTGGACTCGCAGCGTGCAGTGATCGGTGAGACCGCTGACCTGTGGTTCCATTCACTGGTCATGCTGTCGCATCTGGGGCTGGATCATCAGGAAGTGCTGGATGAGCTGGCGCGCCGCTTCGGTGTTTCCGGCCATGATGAAAAGGCCGCTCGCGGCCAGTGA
- the tatA gene encoding Sec-independent protein translocase subunit TatA, with amino-acid sequence MLGGISIWQLLIVLGIIILIFGTKKLRNVGSDLGGAVKGFKGAMKEEENKSDEPTAQQKVAHEEKRGDTIDVEAESRDTADKRS; translated from the coding sequence ATGTTAGGTGGCATCAGTATCTGGCAGCTTCTCATCGTGCTCGGCATCATCATCCTGATCTTCGGAACCAAGAAGCTGCGCAACGTCGGCTCTGATCTCGGCGGTGCCGTGAAGGGCTTCAAGGGCGCGATGAAGGAAGAAGAGAACAAGAGCGACGAGCCGACAGCCCAGCAGAAGGTCGCGCATGAGGAAAAGCGTGGCGACACCATCGATGTCGAGGCCGAGAGCCGCGATACCGCTGACAAGCGCTCGTAA
- the tatB gene encoding twin-arginine translocase subunit TatB, whose amino-acid sequence MFDIGFFELALIALLALIVLGPERLPRAARTAGLWLGRIKRSVSGIQQEISAQLEAEELRQTLNEQKKQLDETLAHARNEARDVERGITESSTPRDAGASGAETSPRPAENGAPATEPSTASDTRESREPRS is encoded by the coding sequence ATGTTCGATATCGGCTTTTTTGAACTGGCATTGATCGCGCTGCTGGCGCTGATCGTGCTCGGCCCGGAGCGTCTGCCCCGGGCCGCCCGCACTGCGGGTCTGTGGCTGGGACGCATCAAGCGCAGTGTCTCGGGCATTCAGCAGGAAATCAGTGCCCAGCTGGAAGCCGAGGAACTGCGTCAGACACTCAACGAGCAGAAGAAGCAGCTCGATGAGACGCTCGCTCATGCGCGCAACGAGGCACGCGATGTCGAGCGCGGCATCACCGAGTCCAGCACGCCCCGCGATGCAGGCGCTTCCGGCGCTGAGACAAGCCCCCGTCCTGCCGAGAATGGTGCGCCGGCCACCGAGCCGAGCACTGCTTCCGACACCCGTGAATCACGAGAGCCACGTTCCTGA
- the tatC gene encoding twin-arginine translocase subunit TatC, whose amino-acid sequence MSDPHASPSGGQGDAAHAPLIEHLIELRSRLLRATLVVLVVFAALYGFSNQIYLYVAEPLMALLPPGSQMIATEVASPFLAPFKLTLVVALFLAIPAVLHQAWAFIAPGLYENEKALALPLLASSILLFYAGAAFAYYVVFPLLFQFFTTTGPESVAIMTDINQYLNFVLKLFFAFGVAFEIPIATFLLIWTGATSVEALSKKRPYIVIACFVVGMLLTPPDVISQSLLAIPMWLLFEVGILASRLFKRRRAVSDDEASQDTP is encoded by the coding sequence ATGAGTGATCCACATGCCTCACCGTCAGGTGGTCAGGGCGACGCCGCACATGCGCCGCTCATCGAGCATCTGATCGAGCTACGCTCACGCCTGCTGCGCGCCACCCTGGTGGTGCTGGTGGTATTCGCCGCGCTGTACGGCTTTTCCAACCAGATCTACCTGTATGTCGCCGAACCGCTGATGGCATTGCTGCCACCGGGTTCGCAGATGATCGCCACCGAAGTGGCCTCGCCCTTCCTGGCGCCCTTCAAGCTGACATTGGTGGTAGCGCTGTTCCTGGCGATTCCCGCCGTGCTCCATCAGGCCTGGGCCTTCATCGCGCCGGGCCTCTACGAGAACGAGAAGGCGTTGGCGTTGCCACTGCTGGCCTCCAGCATCCTGCTGTTCTATGCCGGCGCGGCCTTCGCCTACTATGTCGTCTTCCCACTGTTGTTCCAGTTCTTCACTACCACGGGCCCCGAGAGCGTGGCGATCATGACGGACATCAATCAGTATCTGAATTTTGTCCTCAAGCTGTTCTTCGCCTTCGGGGTCGCCTTCGAGATCCCCATCGCGACCTTCCTGCTGATCTGGACTGGCGCGACGTCCGTGGAAGCCCTGAGCAAGAAGCGTCCCTACATCGTGATCGCCTGCTTCGTGGTCGGCATGCTGCTGACACCGCCGGACGTGATCTCACAGTCACTGCTGGCGATTCCGATGTGGTTGCTGTTCGAGGTCGGTATTCTGGCCTCGCGCCTCTTCAAGCGTCGGCGTGCGGTCTCAGACGATGAGGCATCGCAGGACACGCCCTGA
- the elbB gene encoding isoprenoid biosynthesis glyoxalase ElbB, which yields MTKQVALILSGCGVFDGSEIYETTLTLLRLDQLGIAYECFAPDVAQHHVINHGTGDEMEETRNVLVESARLARGKVRPLEELSADDFDALILPGGFGAAKNLSNFAVKGEDLELVDGLQDAVQPFHAAGKPIGVMCIAPVMVPKLLGEGISLTIGNDASVSGAISAQGGLHKSCEVTDIVVDAANRIVTTPAYMLAERISEAAEGIFKLVERIDSWIEEDQARAAEQD from the coding sequence ATGACCAAGCAGGTAGCCCTGATCCTATCCGGTTGCGGTGTCTTTGATGGCTCCGAGATCTACGAAACTACCCTGACGCTGCTGCGTCTCGATCAGCTGGGCATTGCCTATGAGTGCTTTGCACCGGATGTCGCGCAGCATCACGTGATCAATCACGGCACTGGCGACGAGATGGAGGAGACCCGCAACGTGCTGGTCGAGTCCGCGCGTCTGGCACGTGGCAAGGTGCGCCCGCTGGAAGAGCTGTCAGCGGACGACTTCGATGCACTGATCCTGCCCGGTGGCTTCGGCGCCGCCAAGAACCTCAGCAACTTTGCCGTCAAGGGCGAGGACCTCGAACTCGTCGACGGCCTGCAGGACGCGGTACAGCCCTTCCACGCGGCCGGCAAGCCGATCGGCGTGATGTGCATCGCACCGGTGATGGTGCCCAAGCTGTTGGGTGAGGGCATCTCGCTCACCATCGGCAACGACGCCAGTGTCTCCGGGGCGATCAGCGCTCAGGGCGGCCTGCACAAGAGCTGTGAGGTGACGGATATCGTGGTCGACGCCGCCAATCGTATCGTCACCACTCCCGCCTACATGCTGGCGGAGCGCATCTCCGAGGCGGCCGAAGGCATCTTCAAGCTGGTCGAGCGTATCGACAGCTGGATCGAGGAAGACCAGGCGCGTGCCGCCGAGCAGGACTGA
- the hemB gene encoding porphobilinogen synthase yields MSQRTPRQFPATRMRRMRKDDFSRRLMRENQLTADDLILPVFVLEGSQRREAVPSMPGVERLSIDLMVEECRAVHALGVPAIALFPVVDAEAKTLYAEESYNANGLVQRCVRALKEALPELGVITDVALDPYTVHGQDGILDEDGYVLNDRTVETLIKQALSHAEAGADVIAPSDMMDGRIGSIRAMLEQEGLINTRIMAYSAKYASNYYGPFRDAVGSSGNLGKADKQTYQMDPANSDEALHEVAMDIAEGADMVMVKPGMPYLDVVTRVKRELEVPTFAYQVSGEYAMHMAAFQNGWLDADKVILESLMCFKRAGADGILTYFARQAAELLAQKNRL; encoded by the coding sequence TTGAGCCAACGTACCCCGCGCCAGTTTCCTGCGACTCGTATGCGCCGTATGCGCAAGGACGACTTCTCTCGCCGCCTGATGCGTGAAAATCAGCTGACGGCCGATGATCTGATCCTGCCGGTCTTCGTTCTCGAAGGCTCCCAGCGTCGTGAAGCCGTGCCCAGCATGCCGGGCGTCGAGCGCCTATCCATCGACCTCATGGTCGAAGAATGCCGCGCCGTCCACGCGCTGGGCGTACCGGCCATCGCGCTCTTCCCGGTGGTCGATGCCGAGGCCAAGACGCTGTATGCCGAAGAATCCTACAACGCCAACGGCCTGGTGCAGCGTTGCGTGCGCGCCTTGAAGGAAGCGCTGCCGGAGCTGGGCGTCATCACGGATGTCGCGCTCGACCCCTACACCGTTCACGGTCAGGACGGCATCCTCGACGAAGACGGCTACGTGCTCAACGACCGCACCGTCGAGACCTTGATCAAGCAGGCGCTGTCACACGCGGAAGCCGGTGCCGATGTCATCGCGCCCTCCGACATGATGGATGGCCGCATCGGCTCCATCCGCGCCATGCTGGAGCAGGAAGGCCTGATCAACACGCGCATCATGGCCTACTCGGCCAAATACGCCTCCAACTACTACGGCCCGTTCCGTGACGCGGTCGGTTCGAGCGGCAATCTGGGCAAGGCCGACAAGCAGACCTACCAGATGGACCCCGCCAACAGCGACGAAGCCCTGCATGAGGTGGCGATGGACATCGCCGAGGGCGCTGACATGGTGATGGTCAAGCCGGGCATGCCCTATCTTGATGTGGTAACGCGTGTGAAGCGCGAACTGGAAGTGCCGACCTTCGCCTACCAGGTCAGTGGCGAATATGCCATGCACATGGCGGCCTTCCAGAACGGTTGGCTGGATGCCGACAAGGTCATTCTCGAGTCGCTGATGTGCTTCAAGCGTGCGGGTGCCGACGGCATCCTCACCTATTTTGCTCGCCAGGCGGCCGAGTTGCTGGCGCAGAAAAACCGCCTTTGA
- the ppk1 gene encoding polyphosphate kinase 1, whose translation MEQTPKQDTDNNTATLPKVADSRDKDAAPKAASTPREGEIELAADEPPAQEPLPLRVNRTRTGIHAKATPSPEADLSDPALYFNRELSNLQFNIRVLEQARDTSHPLLNRLMFLLIFTSNMDEFFEIRVAGLKHQIAFDRTDPGCDGMLPSKVLDEVSRITHEQVERQYRMLNEDLIPALEEQHIRFRRRNQWNDAQKAWVRDYFEEEIQPVISPIGLDPSHPFPRLVNKSLNFIVELEGKDAFGREGGLAILPAPRSLPRLIRIPDGLVEPGYTEYVFLSSMIHAHAQELFPGMKIKGCYQFRLTRNADLSVDAEDVSDLASALRGELLARRYGDGVRLEVADNCPEALYTFLLQQFDLETRDLYQVKGPVNLNRLMEVIGDVGREDLLYAPFTPGIPKALKGDNSLFDAIRREDILLHHPFQSFSPVENLLAEAARDPNVLAIKQTLYRTGADSNIVSSLVEAARQGKEITVVIELRARFDEADNLQLASRLQEAGAIVIYGVMAYKTHAKMLHIVRREHGELRHYAHLGTGNYHAKTARLYTDYSLLTANETLCEDVHKVFQQLTGMGKQRNIEKLLHAPFTLHERMVEMIDREARNAEKGKRAHIIIKCNSLTEPKLIRALYRASRAGVQCDLIIRGVCCLRPGVPGISDNIRVRSVIGRFLEHTRTFHFHNAGQPETWCSSADYMERNMFHRVETCFPLLDKKLAQRIRKDLDTYLVDNCQSWRLESDGHYTQLDAGDAEPISVQETLLFAYAAKA comes from the coding sequence ATGGAACAGACGCCCAAGCAAGACACCGACAACAACACGGCGACCCTGCCGAAAGTCGCTGACAGTCGCGACAAGGATGCTGCCCCCAAGGCAGCATCCACCCCACGGGAAGGCGAGATCGAGCTGGCGGCGGATGAGCCGCCGGCTCAGGAACCGCTGCCCCTGCGCGTCAACCGGACGCGTACCGGTATCCATGCCAAGGCCACCCCCTCCCCCGAAGCTGATCTCAGCGATCCGGCGCTGTACTTCAATCGCGAGCTGTCCAACCTGCAGTTCAACATCCGCGTACTCGAGCAGGCCAGGGATACCTCGCATCCGCTGCTCAACCGCTTGATGTTCCTGCTGATCTTCACGTCCAACATGGACGAGTTCTTCGAGATTCGCGTGGCAGGTCTCAAGCATCAGATCGCCTTCGATCGCACCGATCCCGGCTGTGACGGCATGCTGCCGAGCAAGGTGCTCGATGAGGTGTCCCGCATCACGCATGAGCAGGTAGAACGCCAGTACCGCATGCTCAACGAGGACCTGATCCCCGCGCTGGAAGAGCAGCACATCCGCTTCCGTCGTCGCAATCAGTGGAACGATGCCCAGAAGGCCTGGGTGCGCGATTACTTCGAGGAAGAGATCCAGCCGGTCATCAGCCCGATCGGTCTCGACCCGTCGCACCCGTTCCCGCGCCTGGTCAACAAGAGCCTCAACTTCATCGTCGAGCTGGAAGGCAAGGATGCCTTCGGCCGTGAAGGTGGCCTGGCCATCCTGCCGGCCCCGCGCTCGCTGCCGCGCCTGATCCGCATCCCGGATGGCCTCGTCGAGCCGGGGTACACCGAATACGTCTTCCTGTCCTCGATGATCCACGCTCACGCCCAGGAACTGTTCCCGGGCATGAAGATCAAGGGCTGCTATCAGTTCCGCCTGACCCGCAACGCCGATCTCTCGGTGGATGCCGAGGATGTCTCCGACCTGGCCTCCGCGCTGCGTGGCGAGCTGCTGGCGCGCCGCTACGGCGACGGGGTGCGTCTCGAGGTGGCCGACAACTGCCCGGAAGCGCTCTACACCTTCCTGCTCCAGCAGTTCGATCTGGAAACGCGCGACCTCTATCAGGTCAAGGGCCCGGTCAACCTCAACCGCCTGATGGAAGTCATCGGCGACGTCGGCCGCGAGGACCTGCTCTACGCCCCGTTCACCCCGGGTATTCCGAAGGCGCTCAAGGGCGACAACAGCCTGTTCGATGCGATCCGTCGCGAAGATATCCTGCTGCATCACCCCTTCCAGTCCTTCTCCCCGGTCGAGAACCTGCTCGCCGAGGCGGCACGTGACCCGAACGTGCTGGCCATCAAGCAGACCCTCTATCGCACCGGCGCCGACTCCAACATCGTCTCCTCGCTGGTGGAAGCCGCACGTCAGGGCAAGGAGATCACCGTGGTGATCGAGCTGCGGGCGCGCTTCGATGAGGCCGACAACCTGCAGCTGGCCTCACGCCTGCAGGAAGCCGGCGCCATCGTCATCTACGGCGTGATGGCCTACAAGACCCACGCCAAGATGCTGCATATCGTGCGACGTGAACACGGCGAGCTGCGTCACTACGCGCACCTTGGCACCGGTAACTACCATGCCAAGACGGCACGCCTGTATACCGATTACAGCCTGCTGACCGCCAACGAGACGCTGTGCGAGGACGTCCACAAGGTCTTCCAGCAACTGACCGGCATGGGCAAGCAGCGCAATATCGAGAAGCTGCTGCACGCGCCCTTCACGCTGCATGAGCGCATGGTGGAGATGATCGACCGTGAAGCGCGCAACGCCGAGAAAGGCAAGCGCGCCCACATCATCATCAAATGCAACTCACTGACCGAGCCCAAGCTGATTCGCGCCCTCTACCGCGCCTCGCGGGCTGGCGTGCAGTGTGACCTGATCATCCGCGGCGTCTGCTGTCTGCGCCCTGGCGTGCCGGGAATTTCCGACAACATCCGCGTACGCTCGGTGATCGGTCGCTTCCTCGAACACACGCGCACCTTCCATTTCCACAATGCCGGTCAGCCGGAAACCTGGTGCTCCAGCGCGGATTACATGGAGCGCAACATGTTCCACCGCGTCGAGACCTGCTTCCCGCTGCTCGACAAGAAGCTGGCCCAGCGTATCCGCAAGGACCTGGACACCTATCTGGTCGACAACTGCCAGAGCTGGCGTCTGGAAAGCGATGGCCACTACACCCAGCTGGATGCCGGCGACGCGGAACCGATCAGCGTGCAGGAAACCCTGCTGTTCGCCTACGCCGCCAAGGCCTGA
- a CDS encoding PhoX family phosphatase: MSKEIEDHRLLNPSSNETFSSVIERHISRRRVLQGGLGMAAASMLGGFGLAGLSTTANAASNAAGEKTALALAFESIKGSRTDAVVVPKGYTAQVLAPWGTPLNAKAPKWSKDLAMTPEIQLNTVGMHHDGMHNFALNDDTASSNFLLVMNNEYIDQDALWAPKGGATNADSGKRPADEVRTEINAHGVTIVEVKKASNGKWEVVGDSRYNRRYTSASEMKLSGPVAGSDYVKTAFSPDGMRTRGTNNNCANGYTPWGTYLTCEENWPGYFVKRSDRQTDDDRLGIETERGRYGWETAAGDASEVDGEFARFDNTPTADSADKDYRNEPRTFGYIVEIDPYTGEQAIKRTALGRFRHEGCWPGKLVEGEPVVFYSGHDSRNEYIYKFVSDAKWDAADARGAGDFKDRLAIGDKYLDKGTLYVAQFSADGTGTWLKLTPDAVTKDGRTLAEALGLAADDLAGIIIHTTDAADLMGATPMDRPEWGAVDPVSGEVYMTLTNNSKRTEEGTDAAFTNDGTAIEEPGVGYKTAPTNAANPRGNNEAGQIIRWREAGDHKAFDWEIFVFGAAASDADNLSGLTEMNEFASPDGLYFDGREGQDSILWIQTDNGYEGITEVTNDQLLAVVPAGLEQGEGDAAVIGADNQAQLKRFAVGPNGCEVTGIFTTQDKTAMFINIQHPANWPQSDDATAATDGSVRARAATVVIQREDGGQIGV, from the coding sequence ATGAGCAAGGAAATCGAAGACCATCGCCTGCTGAATCCCAGCAGCAACGAGACGTTCTCATCCGTCATCGAACGACACATCTCGCGTCGTCGTGTCCTGCAGGGCGGCCTGGGCATGGCGGCGGCCAGCATGCTGGGTGGTTTCGGTCTTGCGGGGCTTAGCACCACGGCCAACGCCGCCAGCAATGCTGCGGGCGAGAAGACGGCTCTGGCACTGGCCTTCGAATCGATCAAGGGTTCACGCACGGATGCAGTCGTGGTTCCCAAGGGGTATACCGCACAGGTGCTGGCGCCGTGGGGCACGCCGCTCAATGCCAAGGCACCCAAGTGGAGCAAGGACCTGGCGATGACGCCGGAGATCCAGCTCAACACCGTCGGCATGCATCACGATGGCATGCACAACTTCGCCTTGAACGACGACACGGCCTCCAGCAACTTCCTGCTGGTCATGAACAACGAATACATCGATCAGGATGCTCTGTGGGCACCCAAGGGCGGTGCGACCAATGCGGATTCCGGCAAGCGTCCGGCCGATGAAGTGCGCACCGAGATCAATGCCCACGGCGTGACCATCGTCGAGGTCAAGAAGGCCAGCAATGGCAAGTGGGAAGTGGTGGGCGATTCGCGCTACAACCGCCGCTACACCAGCGCCAGCGAAATGAAGCTGAGCGGCCCGGTGGCGGGCAGCGATTACGTCAAGACGGCCTTCTCGCCGGATGGCATGCGCACCCGTGGTACCAACAACAACTGCGCCAACGGCTACACCCCGTGGGGCACCTACCTGACCTGTGAAGAGAACTGGCCGGGTTACTTCGTCAAGCGCAGCGATCGCCAGACCGATGACGATCGTCTAGGTATCGAGACCGAGCGCGGCCGTTATGGCTGGGAAACCGCCGCCGGGGATGCCAGTGAAGTCGATGGCGAGTTCGCGCGTTTCGACAACACGCCGACGGCAGACAGCGCCGACAAGGATTACCGCAACGAACCGCGGACCTTCGGCTATATCGTCGAGATCGACCCCTACACCGGCGAGCAGGCCATCAAGCGCACCGCGCTGGGCCGCTTCCGTCACGAAGGTTGCTGGCCGGGCAAGCTGGTCGAGGGTGAGCCAGTGGTCTTCTACTCCGGTCACGATTCGCGCAACGAGTACATCTACAAGTTCGTGTCGGACGCCAAGTGGGACGCCGCTGATGCCCGTGGCGCCGGTGACTTCAAGGACCGCCTGGCGATCGGCGACAAGTACCTGGACAAGGGCACGCTGTATGTTGCCCAGTTCTCCGCCGATGGCACCGGCACGTGGCTCAAGCTGACCCCGGACGCCGTGACCAAGGATGGCCGCACCCTGGCTGAGGCACTGGGACTGGCGGCCGATGACCTGGCTGGCATCATCATTCACACCACCGATGCGGCTGACCTGATGGGCGCGACCCCGATGGACCGTCCGGAGTGGGGCGCGGTGGACCCGGTGTCCGGTGAGGTCTACATGACGCTGACCAACAACTCCAAGCGCACCGAGGAAGGCACTGACGCCGCCTTCACCAACGATGGCACCGCCATCGAGGAGCCGGGTGTCGGTTACAAGACCGCGCCGACCAACGCGGCCAATCCGCGTGGCAACAACGAAGCGGGTCAGATCATCCGCTGGCGTGAAGCGGGCGATCACAAGGCCTTCGATTGGGAGATATTCGTGTTCGGCGCAGCGGCCAGCGATGCCGACAACCTGTCCGGCCTGACCGAGATGAACGAGTTCGCCAGTCCCGATGGCCTCTACTTCGACGGCCGCGAAGGGCAGGACAGCATCCTGTGGATCCAGACGGACAACGGCTACGAAGGCATCACCGAGGTCACCAATGACCAGCTGCTGGCGGTCGTGCCGGCAGGTCTCGAGCAGGGCGAGGGTGACGCGGCCGTGATCGGTGCCGACAACCAGGCGCAGCTCAAGCGCTTTGCGGTGGGTCCGAATGGTTGTGAAGTCACCGGGATCTTCACCACCCAGGACAAGACCGCGATGTTCATCAACATCCAGCACCCGGCCAACTGGCCGCAGAGCGATGACGCCACCGCCGCGACCGATGGCAGTGTGCGTGCCCGCGCCGCGACCGTGGTCATCCAGCGCGAAGACGGCGGCCAGATCGGCGTCTGA
- a CDS encoding 3-deoxy-7-phosphoheptulonate synthase, with protein MNASLERVLTANPHTADATVDPLTAENATVTRSDAAQTLTTPGRISREALPSASELREQLPVDAALAGQIRQHRDEINAILAGDDDRLLVVVGPCSIHDLKAAREYAQRLAVIEPQVRDRLKLVMRVYVEKPRTTVGWKGLAYDPHLDGSDDMATGLRQARELMREINQLGLPVATELLQPLTAAYLEDLLGWAAIGARTTESQIHREMASGLGCAVGFKNGTYGGVEVAVQAIGAAAHGHRHFGMDDSGRPALIETAGNPHTHVVLRGGHGQPNHDAASVAACRRELEGAGLTPRLMVDCSHANSRKDHRRQSEVMLDVLSQRLAGDDALIGVMLESHLNEGKQALPAAEKLSQLRHGVSITDACLGWETTEHLLSLAAERLRQV; from the coding sequence ATGAACGCCAGCCTTGAACGCGTGTTGACCGCCAACCCGCACACTGCCGACGCCACTGTTGACCCCTTGACTGCCGAGAACGCCACCGTGACCCGCTCTGATGCCGCCCAGACACTGACCACACCCGGACGCATCAGTCGTGAAGCCCTGCCCAGCGCCAGCGAATTGCGCGAGCAGCTGCCGGTGGACGCCGCCCTGGCCGGCCAGATTCGCCAGCATCGCGATGAGATCAACGCCATTCTCGCCGGCGACGATGATCGTCTGCTGGTGGTGGTCGGGCCGTGCTCCATCCATGATCTCAAGGCCGCGCGTGAGTACGCCCAGCGCCTGGCGGTGATCGAACCGCAGGTGCGTGATCGCCTCAAGCTGGTGATGCGTGTCTATGTCGAGAAGCCGCGCACCACAGTGGGCTGGAAGGGGCTGGCCTATGATCCGCATCTGGATGGCAGCGATGACATGGCTACCGGCCTGCGTCAGGCACGCGAGCTGATGCGCGAGATCAACCAGCTGGGCCTGCCGGTGGCGACTGAGCTGCTGCAGCCGCTGACCGCCGCCTACCTGGAAGACCTGCTCGGCTGGGCGGCCATCGGCGCCCGCACCACCGAGTCGCAGATCCATCGCGAGATGGCCTCCGGCCTCGGCTGTGCGGTGGGCTTCAAGAACGGCACTTACGGAGGCGTCGAGGTCGCCGTGCAGGCCATCGGGGCGGCGGCGCATGGGCATCGCCACTTCGGCATGGATGACAGCGGACGTCCGGCGCTGATCGAGACCGCGGGCAACCCGCATACCCATGTGGTGCTGCGCGGCGGTCATGGCCAGCCCAACCATGACGCCGCCTCGGTGGCCGCCTGCCGGCGTGAGCTGGAAGGCGCTGGCCTGACGCCGCGCCTGATGGTCGATTGCAGCCACGCCAATTCCCGCAAGGACCACCGCCGCCAGAGTGAAGTGATGCTGGATGTGCTCTCCCAGCGCCTGGCGGGGGATGATGCCTTGATCGGCGTGATGCTCGAGAGTCACCTCAATGAAGGCAAGCAGGCCTTGCCGGCAGCGGAGAAGCTCTCCCAACTGCGTCATGGCGTGTCCATCACCGATGCATGCCTTGGCTGGGAAACCACCGAGCACCTGCTGAGCCTGGCCGCCGAGCGCCTGCGTCAAGTCTGA